The Haloarcula litorea genome contains the following window.
TCCCCTCCAATCCCGGTACAGTCCCGAGTAGTCTCCGTTTGGATCCTGTTTCCGAGAATAGTTCCTGAATCGTGCGTTCTTCGTGTTAACCAACACTGGCGCATATCGACGGCAGTATGTTGGTTAACACTCCACAGCTACACTCTCGAGCTAACTGCTCGGTATGTTAATGCTCAACGCCACGTTGGAAGAGGTGCTATATGAGCTACCCACGAACCCACGTCGACCACCGAAACCCCGATCACCCCGAGTCAATGCACCCAACTCGAAATATCGTGAATGCCCACGTTGTTGCTGGGGAATTCCTCACTTCGCGGTACCACGAGGCGCTTCAAACTGTTCTCCATCCCCTCGACGAGTCTCTGGACACCAAAGACCAACATGCGCTCAACGACCTTGGCATCGTCCATGCTAATGGTTCCTTGAACGAGCTTTCCCCTATCGTTCGTACATACGTCAAACTCGACGAGTATTGGACACGTACCCATCGTACTGCGCTCAACGAACTATTCGCTGATCGACGTGCTCACGTCCTGAGTTGCTGTACGCGATTCCTTTCAGAGTTCCCTCGACACACTCTTGAAGCTGAATCTGGCCGTTCCGGAACTGCGCTGGATACTACCCTTGCTCCGCTTCTCGAGTGCGGATTTCTCTCACACACAGATGATGAGAAAACCCCATACTCTGTTGATGAACACCACGCGCTATATCGGCCGACTGAACGGCTCTTCGACGCACTTCTTGACCAAGCAGCTGTTCTCTGTGAGCTACTGTCCCCGACCGAGCTCTGATCGCACGATTCAGAGCCTTTTCGGCTCTGCAGAAACTCTCTTGGTCACATTCCATCTGCAGTGAAACAGCCGGTACGTGGGTTTGCATACTTACCGAGAACCTGGAAGAGAACGATGTAGACCTGGAACGGGTCGAAGTTCGGCCTCTTCAGGAACTGAACCGAAAGGAAAACCCCCAGAGTAACCTGTTCAGCCGATTCGACCAAAGCAAATACTGGAAAACTCTCTTAATAACAGACTTCATCGATGTCAATTGATGGAACTGGATCGACGAATCCGAGTAACTCCCCTGCAAGCGGGAGAGGTCCTCACTCTTCTCTCAATCCCGCTTATCCTTGCTGTCATCTACTATTTGACCCCGATATCGTTCCAGCATCATCTGGTCCTTGATCACACGAATCCGGCGCTCCACACGTTCTGGACGAACTCGCTGGTCCACGAACACAAACCCGGTGACGGCCACCTCATAGGGAACATCGTAGGTTATACAATTCTGGTCCTCCCGTGCTGGGCACTCTACATCCATAGGAACCAGAGACGGAGATTCTGGACCGGATTCCTGATACTGCTAACTCTCGGCGCACTTACCGCTAGTATCAGCAGTTATCTGGCGTTCCACGAAGTCCTCGGTCTACAAATCCAGAATGATCGCGGGTTCTCAGGTGTTGTCGGTGCAGTAGACGGGTTCCTGGTGATGACGATTCTCCAGACATTTGCCCAAGAGCAGGAGGAAAAAGTCGCAATGCTGTCCGTGGGACTCTACTTCGCCTACCTGTTCATGGGCCTTGGAGCTCTAACCTCCCGATACATTATCCTCGGATTTGGAGTGCTAGCCCTGATAGCAGTGTTTGCAGGAACCCGGACAAAGTATGTGTCCCACCCCGAGCAGCTCTCCGATTGGGGGTATAAGAATCGTCGTCTAAGCGGGATTAGTTATCGCTGCGCTCGTGAGTACGTTCGCCTTCGCTGCAGCGTTGCCCACTGAGATCACCAGCTCGTCAGGCGGTCTGAAGAACATCGTCGCCCATGGTGCCGGAATCCTATTTGGGATGACCGTTGAGGTCTTTCTCCGACGGATCAACTAGTCGGACTCTAGTCTGCTTTTTCTGAACTCGAGCCTCTCCTAACCCCTCTGACTCACCCCCACGGATCCACCGTTAGAATTCACGAGCTTGTGGCAAAACATGGACTAAGATGGAAAATTATAGGGGAACATTAATAATAATGGAGTATCAAGGAATGTGATACGATGCAACTGGCCAAAGTGAATTCGGGGCACTGGAAAGACTCGCACGAGGAAGGGTTCAAGCGACGGTACGAGTTCGCGAACTACCTGACTGACAACGACATGGCGGCGATCTCGTTCATCGATGATGACCCCTTCAACGCCGGGATTCTCGAGCCAGAGACCGAGGTCATCGAGAACATCACTAAGGACGAACTTTCAGAGGCGTACGTTGAGGCCGGTAAAAACGAGGGAACGGCTCAGAACTACGCCGAACAGATCCTGCGGTTCCGCGACGTCCCGGTTGGAACTCCCATCTGGCTGTACGTCGGCCGCAACATGGTGTACAGCCTTGGAAAAGTCACCGGCGAGTACGAGATGAACTGGGACAGCGACTGCATGGACGAGTTCGGCTACCCCCACCACCGGGAAGTCAAATGGGCGGAGACCCCGCGCAGGTTCAACAGGAAGCACTTCCTACCGGAGGACCTGCAGAACTGGCTGGCAATGCGCCAATCCGTCCGGACGTACGAGGTCGAACCAGGAACTGATGTCCAGAAGTTCCTTCAGCTGGCCTACGGTGTCGGCGAGTCCATGTCCGGACTCAGCGAGATTGAACTGCAGACAGCGCTCTACTAAACTCCTCTACCAGCGTTCAGATATCCTCGTGCCAGCTTTCGATAGCCTCAATGTCCTGCTCCAAGTTCGGGGTTCGATAATCCACCAAATTCCGGTCCAGTTTGAGTGTAGTGAGTGCAGTCATGATTGGTCTGACTCGATCATCGATTAGTTGGCTGTACTTACTGATAATTCCCAAATCAACCGTCAAACGAGGGAGCAACAGAACCAGCCCTTCACTTTCCAGATACGTTGAAGACTCTCCCGGTCGGACCCGGATGTATGTGTGGCCGAAACTCGCTCTTCATCGACCAGGCTGACCTCGAGGCTCGCTTCGACGCCGAGGTCGCCGCAGACGGCGGGTACACACCCCGATACAACATCGCGCCTGGCGAGGACCTCTTCATCATTACGAACGAGGCTCCAGACGACATCGACGCCTACCACTGGGGGCTGATTCCGTTCTGGGCGGATGAACCCGAGGAGGGCATCATCAACGCTCGCTCGGAGACTGCCGACGAGAAACGCGTCTTCGAGCGGGCGTGGGAATCACGTCCCTGCCTCGTCCCCTCGTCAGGATTCTACGAGTGGAAATCGCCGAACGGCGGGTCGAAACAGCCCTACCGGATTTTTCGCGAGGACGACCCCGCGTTCGCGATGGCCGGGCTCTGGGACGTCTGGGAGGGCAACGACGAGACGATCTCGTGCGTCACGATTCTCACGACGGAGCCGAACGACCTGATGAACTCAATCCACGACCGGATGCCGGTCGTCCTCCCAAAGGACGCGGAATCTGACTGGCTCGCCGCAGACCCGGACACCCGCAAGGAACTGTGCCAGCCGTATCCGAAGGACGATCTGGACGCCTACGAGATTTCGACGCGAGTCAACAACCCCGGTAACGACGATCCCCAGGTCATCGAGCCGCTGGACCACGAGCAATCGGCCCTCGGCGAGTTCAGTTCCTGATAGCTGACGGGGTCACGGTCACTGCATCGGCGACGCCGCCGCCGAATCGACGAGCGAGTACTCTCGATCCCGACTCGTCCCCTCCGCCTCGAGGAGGTTGTATTGCTCCATCTTCGAGAGGTACGTGCGGATAGTCCGCTTCGTCCGTGGGTCATCGACCTCCTCGGAATAGCGCTCGTGAATCTCGCTCGGTCCGACCGGGCCGTGCTCGCGAACGATGTCGTAGACAACTCGCTGATGGGGGGTGAGTGAGTCGAGGCTCTTCTGCTTGATTTGGGCCCGAGCATCCTCGGCAGCGTCCAGGAGAATGTCGTCGGTGATGCGCTCGTGGTTCTCGCGATCTGCCTTGCCGGCGGCCGTTCGAAGGATGCCGATTGCGAGGCGGGCGTCGCCGGCGGCCGCGTCGGCGATGCGATAGAGTTGGTCGTCGGTGATGACGTCCTCATCGAGTCCCCACTTCGCCCGCGCACTCAGAATGTCGAACAACTGCTCGTCGTGGTACTTGTCCATCCGGACGTGTTCGCTGGAGCGCAGCCGGCTCACGAGGCGGTCGTCGACGCGGCTGAACAGCTCCTCCTCCTTGTTCGCGATGCAGATGATCGCGAACTGC
Protein-coding sequences here:
- a CDS encoding SOS response-associated peptidase, whose protein sequence is MCGRNSLFIDQADLEARFDAEVAADGGYTPRYNIAPGEDLFIITNEAPDDIDAYHWGLIPFWADEPEEGIINARSETADEKRVFERAWESRPCLVPSSGFYEWKSPNGGSKQPYRIFREDDPAFAMAGLWDVWEGNDETISCVTILTTEPNDLMNSIHDRMPVVLPKDAESDWLAADPDTRKELCQPYPKDDLDAYEISTRVNNPGNDDPQVIEPLDHEQSALGEFSS
- a CDS encoding Cdc6/Cdc18 family protein, which produces MIRDARVLRAGFVPREVEHRDAEVNHLSSVLEPITNGEPADTAIVTGPSGTGKTCISKFVTERLREEVLDVEAIYVNCWRNYTRFRTLYQILDDLGATIDIHRQSTPHDELVDRLQQHDGPRTVVILDEVDQLEDPSVIYDLHSLPQFAIICIANKEEELFSRVDDRLVSRLRSSEHVRMDKYHDEQLFDILSARAKWGLDEDVITDDQLYRIADAAAGDARLAIGILRTAAGKADRENHERITDDILLDAAEDARAQIKQKSLDSLTPHQRVVYDIVREHGPVGPSEIHERYSEEVDDPRTKRTIRTYLSKMEQYNLLEAEGTSRDREYSLVDSAAASPMQ